One Cheilinus undulatus linkage group 22, ASM1832078v1, whole genome shotgun sequence DNA window includes the following coding sequences:
- the myadma gene encoding myeloid-associated differentiation marker homolog yields MPIVIPTCQLLWVRVAALLFTCVAFSVAAHGAYLPNGGMADWCIFCWAFSFACTLLVLLVEQFDLRARVPVSWSNFPITVACYAFLLCLSASIIFPVFFVKDFKQYYGNTRDYRIVSTVFSCLASVAYLGEVSLTKARPGEVSGYMATAPGLLKVCQTFVACIIFILVSDPISYDYHPGLQWCMAVYCICFILSMAVVVLCVGECTGCLPIPFSKFLSGFGLLATIMYLSATIIWPVFQFDKNRSYRRGSSNQNLIAVSVLTGLNLLLYVADLAYSARLVFVNA; encoded by the coding sequence ATGCCAATTGTGATTCCCACCTGCCAGCTTCTGTGGGTGCGTGTGGCTGCCCTGCTGTTCACCTGCGTGGCCTTTAGCGTTGCAGCACATGGCGCCTATCTACCCAATGGAGGCATGGCTGACTGGTGCATCTTCTGCTGGGCGTTCAGCTTCGCCTGCACCCTGCTGGTCCTGCTGGTGGAGCAGTTCGACCTCCGGGCTCGAGTCCCAGTGTCATGGTCCAATTTCCCCATCACTGTCGCCTGCTATGccttcctcctctgcctctccgCCTCAATCATCTTCCCAGTCTTTTTCGTCAAAGACTTTAAGCAGTACTATGGCAACACCAGGGACTATCGCATCGTCTCCACTGTCTTCTCCTGCCTGGCATCGGTAGCTTACCTGGGGGAGGTTAGCCTGACCAAAGCCAGGCCAGGAGAGGTGTCAGGTTACATGGCTACAGCTCCAGGTTTGTTGAAGGTATGCCAGACCTTTGTGGCTTGTATCATCTTCATCTTGGTGAGCGACCCCATCTCTTACGACTACCACCCTGGGCTCCAATGGTGCATGGCCGTTTACTGCATCTGTTTCATCCTCTCCATGGCCGTGGTGGTGCTGTGTGTGGGAGAGTGCACCGGCTGTCTCCCAATACCTTTCTCCAAGTTCCTGTCGGGCTTTGGGCTCCTGGCGACTATTATGTACTTATCAGCTACCATCATCTGGCCCGTTTTCCAGTTTGATAAAAATCGCAGTTACAGGAGGGGGTCATCAAATCAAAACCTGATAGCTGTGTCAGTGCTAACTGGCCTCAACCTCCTTCTTTATGTTGCCGATCTCGCCTATAGTGCCAGGCTAGTGTTTGTCAATGCCTGA
- the LOC121504943 gene encoding GTPase IMAP family member 7-like → MDTSDRRIVLLGKTGVGKSSLASTIFGEDSLENNPTPKSDTIKCEVETKSVSGRSITVIDTPGLFDTDRSEDELRAEIVRCVVESAPGPHAFLLLLKVDKYTEHEQAVINKIQEYFSEDVFNYAIAVFTHGDQLGEGQTLEDFVGLDQYLTDHVWKKCGGRCFVIDNKYWQDKPKDEYRSNQFQIKEILKSIDKMIKANKDGYYTNEMYQAVEGEIQEDMKVIRRSSVNMSENEIREKAKKSTTEKLLIGLAGVATGVILGALLGLSTSIMAVMGVVVKQKMSPGLLVKAVTKAAAIGHQAAKGADSPMEAAKKTVEAVKDEAQSVFRGLLHKKNEKSEKKDP, encoded by the exons ATGGACA CATCAGACAGAAGAATTGTCCTTCTAGGAAAAACCGGAGTGGGGAAGAGCAGCCTGGCCAGCACCATATTTGGGGAGGATTCCTTGGAAAATAACCCAACTCCAAAATCAGACACAATTAAATGTGAAGTAGAAACCAAATCTGTCAGTGGAAGAAGCATCACTGTGATCGACACCCCTGGTCTCTTTGACACCGACAGGTCTGAAGATGAACTGAGGGCTGAGATAGTGAGATGTGTCGTTGAGAGTGCTCCTGGGCCTCATGCTTTCCTCCTTCTGCTCAAAGTGGACAAGTACACCGAGCATGAGCAGGCTGTCATCAATAAAATCCAAGAATACTTTTCTGAAGACGTCTTCAACTATGCAATAGCTGTCTTCACTCATGGTGATCAGCTTGGTGAAGGACAGACATTGGAAGATTTTGTCGGCCTGGATCAGTACCTCACCGATCATGTGTGGAAGAAGTGTGGAGGCCGCTGCTTTGTCATCGACAACAAATATTGGCAAGACAAACCAAAAGATGAATACAGGAGCAACCAGTTCCAAATTAAAGAGATCCTGAAGTCAATAGACAAGATGATAAAGGCCAACAAGGATGGCTACTACACCAATGAGATGTATCAAGCAGTGGAGGGAGAAATACAAGAAGACATGAAAGTTATTAGACGATCATCAGTAAACATGTCAGAGAACGAGATCAGAGAGAAGGCTAAGAAAAGTACAACTGAGAAGCTTTTGATCGGACTGGCAGGTGTAGCAACAGGTGTAATATTAGGAGCATTGCTTGGTCTATCAACATCAATAATGGCTGTAATGGGAGTAGTAGTTAAACAGAAAATGAGCCCTGGGCTACTTGTCAAAGCAGTGACAAAAGCAGCTGCTATAGGACATCAGGCAGCTAAGGGAGCAGACTCCCCAATGGAGGCAGCAAAGAAGACAGTAGAGGCTGTCAAGGACGAAGCTCAGTCAGTCTTCAGAGGGCTTTTACATAAAAAGAAcgaaaaatcagaaaaaaaagacccCTGA
- the LOC121504297 gene encoding GTPase IMAP family member 7-like, with the protein MILSIKQRIVILETRAGKSSLASTIFGEELFEVSHGGSITLNISGFFDINKPEDDLRSEIERCISECAPGLHAFLILPKQGIHTEHEQNVISKIEECFSEEVFNCAIAVFTHGDQLGEGQTLEDFVSLDQSLSELVRKRGGRCHVMDSKYWQDKPKDEYRNNQFQVEEILKSIDKMIKANNDGRYTNEMLPAILYWRVRRRIEKSISWLLNRS; encoded by the exons ATGATACTGAG CATCAAACAAAGAATTGTCATTTTGGAAACCAGAGCAGGGAAGAGCAGCTTGGCCAGCACCATATTTGGTGAAGAACTGTTTGAGGTCAGCCATGGAGGAAGCATCACTCTGAACATCTCTGGCTTCTTTGATATCAACAAACCTGAAGACGATCTGAGGAGTGAGATAGAGAGGTGCATCTCTGAGTGTGCTCCTGGTCTTCATGCTTTTCTCATTCTGCCTAAACAGGGGATACACACTGAGCATGAGCAGAATGTCATCAGTAAAATAGAAGAATGCTTCTCTGAAGAAGTCTTCAACTGTGCAATAGCTGTCTTCACTCATGGTGATCAGCTTGGTGAAGGACAGACATTGGAAGACTTTGTCAGCCTGGATCAGAGTCTGAGTGAGCTGGTGAGGAAGCGTGGAGGCCGCTGCCATGTCATGGATAGTAAATATTGGCAAGACAAGCCAAAAGATGAATACAGGAACAACCAGTTCCAGGTTGAAGAGATCCTGAAGTCAATAGACAAGATGATAAAGGCCAACAATGATGGCCGCTACACCAATGAGATGTTACCAGCAATCCTATACTGGAGAGTACGTAGAAGGATAGAAAAAAGCATCTCATGGTTACTAAACAGGTCAtaa